The stretch of DNA TGGACGGTTTCGGCGAGGCTGCGGTCTCGGCCATGCGGTCTCCTGCGTGGACAGCTCGGGCGCGGTCTCCGCATCCCTACCAGGGGAACCGCCGGAAACCTAACCCCTGAGCCGACGAAATCGACGCCAGGCCACGGAATCCTCCGAGATCCGCCGCAGCCGATGCCGCCGCTCCGCGGGTGGAGTCGAGCAGGTGCGCCTCACCGCACGTAGGCCACGCGCCCGACGGTGCTGCCCTCGCCGACCCGCTGCACCCCGTCGGCGACCGCGTCGAACCCGAGCTCCTCGCTGATCAGCGGCCGGATCAGGCCCTGATCGGCCAGTCCGGTCAGCGCCTCGTGCGCGTCGGCGACCAGCTGCGGGCTCCGCTCGTTGTACAGGCCCCAGTGCAACCCGACGATCGAGTAGTTCTTGATCAGGGCGTGGTTCAGCCCGGGCGTCGGGATGCTGCCGCCGGCGAACCCGATGATCAGGATTCGCCCTTCGAACGCGATGCACTTCGTGGAGCGCTTGTAGGTGTCCCCGCCGACCGAGTCGTACACCACGTCCGCACCCCGGCCGCCGGTGAACTCCTTGACGATCGGCACGAAGTCCTCGCTGTGCCGGTCGACGACCACGTCCGCGCCGAGTTCCCGCGCGACTTCGGCCTTCTTCGGCCCGCCGACCACGCCGATCACGTTCGCGCCCGCGGCTTTGCCGAGCTGCACGGCCGCGCTGCCGACACCGCCCGCGGCGGCGTGCACCAGCAGCGTCTCCCCTTCGCGCAACCCCGCGCGGCGGTGCAGTCCGAAGTAGCCGGTCTGGTAGCCGATGAACAGCGCGGACGCTTCCGCGTCGGACAGCGCTTTCGGTGCCGGGAACGCCCGCGGTGCATCCATCAGCGCCAGTTCCGCGAATCCGCCCGTGGGCAGCGCCGACGAGCCGAGCACCCGGTCTCCGGGCGCGAAACCGGTCACGCCGGCACCGACTTCGACGACCTCACCGCACAGTTCGACGCCCGGCGTGAACGGCAGGTCCGGCGTGATCTGGTACTGCCCGCGGCAAAGCAGCACGTCCGGGAAGTTCACCGGGCACGCCAGCACCCGCACCAGCAGTTGCCCTTCCCCGGGGCTCGGGTCGGCCACGTCGGCCTGCCCGAGCACGTCCCGCGGCTCGCCGTTCGCCTCGAGCTGCCACGCCTTCACACGCCACCTCCGAAAAACTCGAAAAGCCGGAAACTCCGTTGCAGGAGCGGCTACGGCCGCAGCGACGCGATCAACAGGTCCGCGAAGTGCGAACCGACCTGTTCTCCGGTCAGCTGCCCGTCTTCGCGGAACCAGGTGCCCAGGTGGTGCACCGCCCCGAAGAAGTAGTCCACGACCAGCTCCGCCGATTTGTCCCCGCGGAACGTCCCGGCGGCCTGCCCTTCTTCGATCAACGCCCGCACCCGCTCGTGGTAGCGGCGGCGCTGCGCGCGGACCTCGGCGCGCTTGTCCGCGTGCAGCAGGTGCATCGACCGGAAGAAGATCACCGTGTCGTCCAGGTTCGCCGCGGTCGTCGCCACCACGTCGGCGGCCACCGCGTGCAGCCGGTCCTGGACCGGTGCGGAGCTCTCGGCGTCGCGTTCCATCCGGGCGGTCTGCACCCGCAGCAGCCGCGCGTAGATCTCGTAGAGCAGATCGTCCTTGGAGCCGAAGTAGTGGTACATGGCGCCTTTTGTGACGCCGGCGGCGTCCACGATCTGCTGCACCGAGGTCGTCTCGAAACCGTGCTCGGCGAACAGCCGCGTCGCCGCCGCCAGCAATCGCTGCGGCACCGTCTCGGCCACTTCCGGTGCCGTGCGCAGATCCGCGCCACCCATCTCCACGCCTCCCTGTCGCTACGCCTGACACCCCAGGTTATCGGGCGTTGATCAGGGCAGACCGCGCTGGAGCTTGCGCATGCCGCCCTGCCACTTGCCGGGTTCTGCCGCGCGCAGCGCGTAGTACCCGGCGACCTCCGGGTGCGGCAGGATCAGGAACCGGTCGTCGCCGAGCGCGGCCAGCACTTCGTCGGCGACCTGTTCCGGTTCGATCGCCGAGTCGCCGAGCAGCAACTTGCCGGTCTCGCCGGTGTCGTCGAGCAGGTTCGTGCGCACGCCCTGCGGGCACAGCGCCTGCACGGTCACCCCGCGGTCGGCGTAGGTGATCGCGAGCCATTCGGCGAATCCCAGCGCCGCGTGCTTGCTCACCGAGTACGGCGCCGAGCCGAGCATGGTCAGCAGCCCCGCAGCGGACACCGTGGACAGGAACCGGCCTTGCCCGCGCTCCAGCCACTGCGGCAGCACCGCCCGCGCGGCCCGCACGTGCGCCATCACGTTGATCTCCCAGGACCGCTCCCAAGCCGACTCCGCGGCTTCCGGTCCGCCGGACTCGCCGATTCCCGCGTTGGCGCAGAACATGTCGATCCGCCCGTGGCGCTCGTTCGCGGCCCCGACGAGTTCCGCGACGCCGTCCTCGGTCGCCGCGTCTCCGGGCGCGGCCAGTCCGCCGATCTCATCGGCCACCGACCGCGCCGCTTCCGCGTCGAGGTCGTTGACCACCACCGCCGCGCCGTGCGCGGCGAACCGGCGGCACAGCGCGGCACCGATGCCGTTGCCGCCACCGGTCACCACGACCACCGAGTCCGACAGCTGCACCGCTCACACACCTCCCGTGAGGGTCAGGCCGCCGTCGAGGGTGAGGATCTGCCCGGTCACCCACGACGCTTCGTCGGACAGCAGGTACGCCGCCGCGCCGCCGATGTCCTCTGGCACGCCGAGCCGCTTGAGCGGGTAGCTCGCGGAAACGCCCTCTTCGTCCTCCGCGTAGAGCGCCGTGGCGAACTTCGTCTTCACCACGGCCGGAGCGACCGCGTTCACCCGCACGTCGGGCGCCAGTTCCACGCCGAGCTGCTGGGTCAGCAGCGACAGCATCGCCTTCGTGCCGCCGTAGTAGCCGATGCCCGGCGAGGGCCGTTGCCCGGCGACGGAGGAGACGTTGAGGATCGATCCCCCGTGCTGCTGCATCCACCCCCGGTACACCTGCTGCGTCCAGGACAGCGCGGCGAGCACGTTGACCTCGAAGGTCTTGCGGGCGACCGAGTGGTCCACGTCGATCACCGGGCCGTAGGCGGGGTTGATGCCGGTGTTGTTGACCAGCATGTGCACGCCGCCGAAGTCCTTCACGGCGCGGTCGACGACCTCGGCCTGGTGCTCGACGTCGTCGGCCTTGCCCGCCACGCCGATGGCGTGCTCGGAGCCGCCGAGCGACTCGACGGCCTCCTCCAGCGGTTCCGGCTTGCGGGCGGTGATCACGACCTTCGCGCCCTCGGACACCAGCCTGGCGGCGATGCCGAGGCCGATCCCGCGGCTGGCGCCGGTCAGGACGGCGACCCGTCCGTCGAAACGCTTGCTCATGCGCTGCTACTCCCACTCGAAAGACCGACCAGTCGGTACGGCCCAGTCAACGGCGTCGAGCGGTGCCGCGTCAACCCTCCCGGACCGGCGCGCCGGACACGCCCGGCCCAGCTGCTCCGACCGGAGCAACACCCGAGCGGACCACTCGCAGCGCACCGCCGTCACCCCACGCACCTGGCGGCGCCGCGCAACGCGGCGCCGCCGGAGCTGATCCACTGCGCACTCGCCAGCGACGACGAAGATCATCCCGCCGCGCGGAGGCGGTCCGCGGCCGGTCACCTGGTCGAACCGGCAGGTGTCCTCCGTCAGCCGGACGGACGCGGCACGCTGTGCGACGGGAATGCTACGTCCAGTGATTCCTCACGCTGGCGCGCACGTTTGCGCACACTTTTGGCCCAGGACGCGCTACGCTGGGGACATGACAGTCGCGCTGGAGACCGTGCTGGCCCGGGCAGGACTGCGGGTCACCGCCACCGAGTTCCTCTCCCTCGTCGAGGACGCCGCCAAGCGCCTCACGACGCCGCAGGTCGACCCGTCCGCGCACTTCACCCCCGCCGAGCGCCAGGCCCTCGGCGAAAGCGGCCTGGACCTGTCCCCGCTGGGGACCGGCGAGGTGGACCCGCGCGCCCGGACCGTAGCCGAGCAGGCCGTGCTGCGCGATACCGCGCTTTCGGTGAGCCAGGCCGCGGACCGCATCAGCGTGGACTCCAGCCGCATCCGCCACCGCATCGGTGACGGGCGGCTGATCGGCTGGAAGGACCGCGGCGGCTGGCGGTTGCCCGCGTGGCAGTTCAGCGACGACGACGTGCTGCCCGGCCTGGAAACGGTGCTGGCATCGATGCCGCAGGACCAGCCCGCACTGGTGCTCGCGAAGTTCATGACC from Saccharopolyspora sp. SCSIO 74807 encodes:
- a CDS encoding TetR/AcrR family transcriptional regulator, giving the protein MGGADLRTAPEVAETVPQRLLAAATRLFAEHGFETTSVQQIVDAAGVTKGAMYHYFGSKDDLLYEIYARLLRVQTARMERDAESSAPVQDRLHAVAADVVATTAANLDDTVIFFRSMHLLHADKRAEVRAQRRRYHERVRALIEEGQAAGTFRGDKSAELVVDYFFGAVHHLGTWFREDGQLTGEQVGSHFADLLIASLRP
- a CDS encoding DNA-binding protein, whose translation is MTVALETVLARAGLRVTATEFLSLVEDAAKRLTTPQVDPSAHFTPAERQALGESGLDLSPLGTGEVDPRARTVAEQAVLRDTALSVSQAADRISVDSSRIRHRIGDGRLIGWKDRGGWRLPAWQFSDDDVLPGLETVLASMPQDQPALVLAKFMTTAQDDLELGDRPVSPRDWLLAGGGARRVADLASAIGTPA
- a CDS encoding SDR family oxidoreductase, with amino-acid sequence MSKRFDGRVAVLTGASRGIGLGIAARLVSEGAKVVITARKPEPLEEAVESLGGSEHAIGVAGKADDVEHQAEVVDRAVKDFGGVHMLVNNTGINPAYGPVIDVDHSVARKTFEVNVLAALSWTQQVYRGWMQQHGGSILNVSSVAGQRPSPGIGYYGGTKAMLSLLTQQLGVELAPDVRVNAVAPAVVKTKFATALYAEDEEGVSASYPLKRLGVPEDIGGAAAYLLSDEASWVTGQILTLDGGLTLTGGV
- a CDS encoding SDR family oxidoreductase; translated protein: MQLSDSVVVVTGGGNGIGAALCRRFAAHGAAVVVNDLDAEAARSVADEIGGLAAPGDAATEDGVAELVGAANERHGRIDMFCANAGIGESGGPEAAESAWERSWEINVMAHVRAARAVLPQWLERGQGRFLSTVSAAGLLTMLGSAPYSVSKHAALGFAEWLAITYADRGVTVQALCPQGVRTNLLDDTGETGKLLLGDSAIEPEQVADEVLAALGDDRFLILPHPEVAGYYALRAAEPGKWQGGMRKLQRGLP
- a CDS encoding NADPH:quinone oxidoreductase family protein; protein product: MKAWQLEANGEPRDVLGQADVADPSPGEGQLLVRVLACPVNFPDVLLCRGQYQITPDLPFTPGVELCGEVVEVGAGVTGFAPGDRVLGSSALPTGGFAELALMDAPRAFPAPKALSDAEASALFIGYQTGYFGLHRRAGLREGETLLVHAAAGGVGSAAVQLGKAAGANVIGVVGGPKKAEVARELGADVVVDRHSEDFVPIVKEFTGGRGADVVYDSVGGDTYKRSTKCIAFEGRILIIGFAGGSIPTPGLNHALIKNYSIVGLHWGLYNERSPQLVADAHEALTGLADQGLIRPLISEELGFDAVADGVQRVGEGSTVGRVAYVR